The following are encoded in a window of Vigna unguiculata cultivar IT97K-499-35 chromosome 8, ASM411807v1, whole genome shotgun sequence genomic DNA:
- the LOC114194128 gene encoding LOW QUALITY PROTEIN: phosphoinositide phospholipase C 2-like (The sequence of the model RefSeq protein was modified relative to this genomic sequence to represent the inferred CDS: inserted 1 base in 1 codon): MSKQTYSVCFCWRRRFKLALAEAPSEIKTLFEEYSENEIMTPSHLKRFLVEVQKQEKATEEEAQAIIDSFRHFHRRGVGLNLESFFKYLFSDDNXPLLPSHGVYHDMTLPLSHYFIYTGHNSYLTGNQLSSDCSDVPIINALKRGVRVIELDIWPNAAKDNIDVLHGRTLTAPVELIRCLRSIKEYAFVASEYPVVITLEDHLTPDLQAKVAEMVANTFGDILFTPNTESVKEFPSPESLKRRIIISTKPPKEYLGAKEKDKGDDSQNEKGKGDDSLRGKGSGDDEAWGKEVPSLKGGTIEDYKDNNVDEEDLNDEEEFDESDKLPHNEAPEYRHLIAIHAGKPKGGLEECLKVDPDKVRRLSLSEQQLEKAAINHGKQIVRFTQRNILRVYPKGTRIDSSNYNPLIGWMHGAQMVAFNMQGHGRSLWLMHGMFRANGGCGYVKKPDFLLENGPDNEVFDPKAKLPVKTTLKVTVYMGEGWYYDFKHTHFDQYSPPDFYTRVGIAGVPSDTVMKKTKAIEDNWLPTWNETFEFPLTVPELALLRIEVHEYDMSEKDDFGGQTCLPIRELRSGIRAIPLNSQKGEKYPSVKLLMRFEFIN, encoded by the exons ATGTCGAAGCAGACATACAGCGTGTGCTTCTGCTGGCGCCGGCGGTTTAAGCTGGCTCTGGCGGAGGCGCCGTCGGAGATCAAGACCCTCTTCGAGGAGTACTCTGAGAATGAGATCATGACACCTTCGCATCTGAAAAGGTTCCTTGTTGAAGTGCAAAAGCAAGAGAAGGCCACTGAAGAAGAGGCGCAAGCCATCATCGACAGCTTCAGGCATTTCCATCGCAGAGGGGTTGGCCTCAATCTCGAATCTTTCTTCAAGTACCTCTTCAGTGATGACA CCCCTCTTCTTCCTTCTCATGGg GTGTACCATGATATGACTTTACCCTTGTCACATTATTTCATATATACTGGCCACAATTCCTATTTAACTGGGAATCAGCTGAGCAGCGACTGCAGTGACGTGCCCATCATAAATGCACTAAAGAGAGGTGTGAGGGTGATTGAATTGGATATATGGCCTAATGCAGCAAAGGATAATATAGATGTTCTTCATGGAAG GACATTGACTGCTCCTGTAGAGCTCATCCGATGTTTGAGATCTATTAAGGAATATGCTTTTGTGGCATCAGAATATCCAGTTGTAATAACCCTAGAAGACCATCTTACACCGGATCTTCAGGCTAAAGTGGCTGAG ATGGTTGCAAACACTTTTGGAGATATACTATTTACTCCTAACACCGAAAGTGTGAAGGAGTTCCCTTCTCCTGAATCACTTAAAAGGAGGATTATTATATCAACAAAACCACCTAAGGAGTATCTTGGAGCAAAAGAAAAGGATAAAGGGGATGATTCACAGAATGAAAAGGGAAAGGGGGACGATTCGCTACGCGGAAAGGGATCAGGCGATGATGAAGCTTGGGGAAAGGAAGTCCCTAGCTTGAAAGGTGGTACTATAGAGGATTACAAG GACAACAACGTGGATGAAGAAGATCTTAATGATGAGGAAGAATTTGATGAATCAGATAAGTTACCACATAATGAAGCTCCAGAATACAGACACCTAATTGCCATTCATGCTGGGAAGCCTAAAGGTGGATTAGAGGAATGCCTCAAAGTGGATCCTGATAAAGTGAGACGTCTAAGTTTAAGTGAGCAACAGCTTGAAAAGGCTGCTATAAATCATGGAAAACAAATCGTAAG GTTTACTCAGCGCAATATTTTGAGGGTGTATCCCAAAGGTACTCGCATTGACTCATCAAATTATAACCCATTAATTGGGTGGATGCATGGAGCTCAGATGGTTGCATTTAACATGCAG GGACATGGTAGATCGCTTTGGTTGATGCATGGAATGTTCAGAGCCAATGGAGGGTGTGGTTATGTTAAGAAACCAGATTTTCTGTTAGAGAATGGTCCAGACAATGAGGTCTTCGACCCTAAAGCCAAGTTACCTGTGAAGACTACTTTGAAG GTGACTGTATATATGGGGGAAGGATGGTATTATGATTTCAAGCATACACACTTTGATCAATACTCCCCTCCAGACTTCTATACAAGA GTGGGGATTGCTGGAGTCCCTAGTGATACTGTAATGAAGAAAACTAAGGCAATAGAGGATAATTGGTTACCTACATGGAATGAGACATTTGAGTTCCCTCTTACTGTTCCAGAGTTGGCCTTGCTTCGCATAGAAGTTCATGAGTATGACATGTCTGAGAAAGATGACTTTGGTGGACAAACATGCCTACCTATCCGGGAGCTAAGAAGTGGCATTCGAGCAATTCCACTGAATAGCCAAAAGGGAGAGAAATACCCCTCTGTAAAGCTTCTCATGCGCTTTGAGTTTATTAATTGA
- the LOC114193360 gene encoding putative serine/threonine-protein kinase-like protein CCR3: MKKNNSLFSAVTFTLFTATLLILSSLSPSHAIGSASTLAVTSAAVCGVVASEPTRRIACYSDGHVVAVAPNISFSAISGGLSYFCGLRSGNYTLLCWDTLSYFQSKRLYNNDTVLFENLALGESQVCATAVGDGAVSCWRTNAAFELPSGSDRFSSISSGLGFSCGILKGSNWVRCWGVEARARKMESEFGNVSMASLVAGESHVCGLNSSGYLVCRGSNDFGQIDVPEGGALEFSGLALGAEHSCAIRRSNGSVVCWGGRGLFEVNVTKGVSFEVLVSGSNFTCGLTTNNFSVICWGPGWANNTSGYEIPLPPILPGPCVQSSCSECGIYPQSESLCSGFGNICKPRPCWPPMPGPEPPQMAPPPVVAVPPASQSSAFTKGLLAFAIVGCVGGVTGICSVIYCLWTGVCLGKKKIHNSVQPTITRGGSVNGGGGGSSNSISPPSRSSTIRRQGSRIMRRQRSGTSSTKHPERAEEFTLAELVAATDNFSLENKIGAGSYGVVYRGKLADGREVAIKRGETGTKMKKFQEKESAFESELAFLSRLHHKHLVRLVGFCEEKDERLLVYEYMKNGALYDHLHDKNNVDKSSSVVNSWRMRIKIALDASRGIEYLHNYAVPSIIHRDIKSSNILIDATWTARVSDFGLSLMSPESDLDYRPTKAAGTVGYIDPEYYGLNVLTAKSDVYGLGVVLLELLTGKRAIFKNDENGGTPVSLVDFAVPVIMAGELAKILDPRVEPPELNETEAVELVAYTAMHCVNLEGKDRPTMADIVANLERALALCDSSHGSISSGTVSIVSD; encoded by the coding sequence ATGAAGAAGAATAATTCACTCTTCTCCGCCGTTACTTTCACCCTCTTCACTGCCACCCTCTTAATCCTCTCTTCACTGTCACCCTCCCATGCCATTGGTTCCGCCTCCACCCTCGCCGTCACTTCCGCCGCCGTATGCGGCGTGGTGGCATCGGAGCCGACACGGCGCATTGCGTGCTACAGCGATGGCCACGTCGTCGCCGTCGCCCCCAACATCTCGTTCTCCGCGATCTCCGGCGGCCTGAGCTACTTCTGCGGCCTCCGGTCCGGCAACTACACTCTTCTCTGCTGGGACACCCTTTCTTACTTCCAAAGCAAGAGACTTTACAACAATGACACTGTTCTATTCGAGAATCTCGCCCTCGGGGAGTCCCAGGTTTGCGCCACCGCGGTCGGCGATGGAGCGGTGTCGTGTTGGAGAACCAATGCCGCCTTCGAATTGCCTTCTGGGTCGGACCGGTTTTCTTCTATTTCATCTGGGTTGGGTTTTTCTTGCGGAATTTTGAAGGGTAGTAATTGGGTTCGGTGTTGGGGGGTTGAGGCTAGAGCGAGAAAAATGGAGAGTGAGTTTGGGAACGTGTCTATGGCGAGTCTTGTGGCTGGGGAGTCACATGTTTGTGGGTTGAATTCAAGTGGGTATTTGGTTTGTCGAGGAAGTAACGATTTTGGTCAGATTGACGTTCCTGAAGGAGGGGCTTTGGAGTTTTCTGGTTTGGCTCTTGGAGCTGAGCATAGTTGTGCTATTCGGAGATCCAATGGTTCTGTCGTGTGTTGGGGCGGGAGAGGGTTGTTTGAGGTTAATGTTACAAAAGGTGTTTCTTTTGAGGTTCTTGTTTCTGGGTCCAATTTTACTTGTGGATTGACGACTAACAATTTTTCAGTTATTTGTTGGGGTCCTGGTTGGGCTAATAATACTTCAGGTTATGAAATTCCTTTGCCTCCTATACTTCCAGGgccttgtgttcaatcttcctGCAGTGAATGTGGGATATATCCTCAATCGGAGTCTCTCTGTTCTGGCTTTGGTAACATCTGTAAGCCAAGACCTTGTTGGCCTCCAATGCCAGGGCCAGAACCACCACAAATGGCGCCGCCGCCTGTGGTGGCGGTGCCACCTGCGTCTCAATCAAGTGCCTTCACCAAAGGGTTATTGGCATTTGCCATTGTTGGATGCGTGGGAGGTGTTACTGGGATATGCAGTGTGATTTATTGCTTATGGACTGGGGTTTGTTTAGGGAAGAAGAAAATTCACAATTCTGTGCAGCCAACAATCACTAGAGGTGGCAGTGTAAACGGTGGTGGCGGTGGTTCTAGCAATAGTATTAGTCCTCCGTCGAGATCATCCACCATTAGGCGTCAAGGGTCGCGGATAATGAGACGCCAAAGGAGTGGAACCTCATCAACAAAGCATCCTGAAAGGGCTGAAGAATTCACCTTGGCTGAGCTTGTTGCAGCTACGGATAATTTCTCCCTTGAGAACAAGATTGGTGCCGGAAGCTATGGCGTCGTCTATAGAGGCAAACTTGCAGATGGCCGTGAGGTGGCAATCAAAAGGGGCGAAACAGGCACCAAGATGAAGAAGTTTCAAGAGAAAGAGAGCGCATTCGAGTCAGAATTGGCCTTCTTGTCCCGTTTACACCACAAGCACTTGGTAAGGCTGGTGGGGTTCTGTGAGGAGAAAGACGAGAGGCTCTTGGTGTATGAGTACATGAAGAATGGAGCATTGTATGATCATTTGCATGACAAAAACAATGTGGATAAAAGTAGCAGTGTCGTGAACTCTTGGCGAATGAGGATCAAAATCGCTCTGGATGCTTCGCGAGGAATTGAGTATCTCCATAACTACGCAGTTCCATCTATAATTCACCGAGACATAAAGTCTTCAAACATTCTCATTGACGCGACTTGGACGGCGAGAGTATCCGATTTTGGATTGTCATTGATGAGTCCAGAATCTGACCTTGATTATCGACCAACGAAGGCAGCAGGAACAGTAGGATACATTGATCCTGAATATTATGGTCTAAATGTATTGACAGCAAAGAGTGATGTGTATGGTCTTGGAGTGGTACTGCTAGAGCTATTAACAGGAAAGAGAGCAATATTCAAGAATGACGAAAATGGAGGCACCCCAGTGAGTTTGGTGGACTTTGCAGTGCCAGTTATTATGGCAGGAGAATTGGCAAAAATTTTGGACCCAAGGGTTGAACCACCAGAGTTAAATGAGACAGAGGCAGTGGAGCTAGTGGCATATACAGCTATGCATTGTGTAAATTTGGAGGGGAAGGACAGACCAACAATGGCTGATATTGTGGCAAATTTGGAGCGTGCTTTGGCTCTCTGTGATAGTAGTCATGGCAGCATTTCCAGTGGTACAGTCTCCATTGTATCAGACTGA